A single region of the Mesotoga sp. BH458_6_3_2_1 genome encodes:
- a CDS encoding class I SAM-dependent methyltransferase translates to MKFVVTTSHKPKKEEVLSARGLADELGVKYVSRGRLKEFEKEYPIDFYYVFDKNGQLSIRTGDSVFFFHPGMSKVRYKNIKLQESDYLIESMELSGDETVLDTTFGLGNEALLIAHFLPEGKVVGLEASEHIYRVVSHGLRNYLYTYEWIREASTRIELHNRDLRDFVKECPDASYDIVYCDPMFDRPQMSSNSINPLRPFAMYERISRADVEEMIRISSKRFIIKSRTRDTLFEELDLHFDKLSGSKKSGVLYGVVEKR, encoded by the coding sequence ATGAAATTCGTAGTTACAACCTCTCACAAACCCAAGAAAGAAGAAGTTCTGAGTGCAAGAGGCCTTGCCGATGAGCTTGGTGTCAAATACGTTTCAAGAGGCCGTTTGAAAGAATTCGAGAAGGAATATCCGATAGATTTCTACTACGTCTTCGATAAGAATGGCCAACTTTCGATCAGGACCGGAGATTCGGTTTTCTTCTTTCATCCGGGCATGTCGAAGGTCAGGTATAAGAACATAAAGCTTCAGGAATCAGACTATCTAATTGAAAGCATGGAGCTTTCCGGAGACGAAACCGTTCTCGATACGACATTCGGACTCGGGAACGAGGCGCTTTTGATCGCCCACTTTCTGCCGGAAGGGAAGGTGGTGGGACTTGAGGCCTCGGAACATATATACAGGGTGGTTTCTCATGGACTTCGCAACTATCTGTACACTTATGAATGGATAAGAGAGGCGTCTACGAGGATAGAGCTACACAACAGGGATCTTCGAGATTTCGTTAAGGAGTGTCCCGACGCTTCTTACGACATAGTCTACTGCGACCCGATGTTTGACAGACCACAGATGAGTTCCAACTCAATAAATCCTCTCAGGCCATTTGCTATGTATGAGAGGATCAGCAGGGCCGACGTAGAAGAGATGATCAGGATTTCCTCAAAGAGATTCATCATCAAGAGCAGAACACGGGATACCCTCTTCGAAGAGCTAGATCTTCACTTCGACAAGCTCTCGGGAAGTAAGAAGAGCGGAGTGCTTTACGGGGTAGTTGAGAAGAGATGA
- the miaA gene encoding tRNA (adenosine(37)-N6)-dimethylallyltransferase MiaA, with amino-acid sequence MIPLILGPTAVGKTSLLLELARRLPIEVISVDSRQIYRFMDIGTAKPTKREQALLKHWLIDIRDPDEDFDVMEFRKLALQSISDIISRGKIPVLAGGTGLYAESLIKGLTDLPPRDDQVRSALLEIESQSKGSLRKILKEVDSEAFDLLHENDIKRIVRYLEVFFKTGRPLTELHGESESSEEFGIVILERERGELHQRIEKRVDEMIRNGLAEETKRLLDKGYTSRLNALKTIGYAEMVQYIKCGVSLSESKERMLVNTRRYARRQIIWFRRYSEALRIDLSALDEEAVQVFENTILSVWGGKNGRKV; translated from the coding sequence ATGATCCCACTGATTCTCGGGCCGACCGCGGTCGGAAAGACTTCACTCCTGCTCGAGTTGGCCCGAAGACTTCCCATAGAAGTGATCTCCGTTGATTCCAGACAAATATATCGTTTCATGGACATAGGAACTGCCAAGCCCACAAAGAGAGAACAGGCTTTGCTTAAACACTGGCTTATCGATATTCGTGACCCGGATGAGGACTTCGACGTTATGGAGTTCAGAAAACTCGCCCTTCAATCTATATCCGACATAATATCGAGAGGAAAGATTCCGGTACTTGCAGGTGGAACGGGACTCTACGCCGAGTCACTCATCAAGGGTCTGACAGATCTTCCTCCAAGAGATGACCAGGTGAGGAGTGCCCTTCTGGAGATTGAGTCTCAGAGCAAAGGCTCTCTGAGAAAGATACTCAAAGAGGTGGATAGCGAAGCATTTGATTTGCTGCACGAGAACGATATCAAACGTATAGTCAGATATCTCGAGGTCTTTTTCAAGACAGGAAGGCCCTTGACTGAATTGCACGGAGAGAGTGAGAGTTCTGAAGAGTTTGGCATCGTAATCCTTGAACGGGAGAGAGGAGAGCTTCATCAGAGAATCGAGAAACGCGTAGACGAGATGATCCGAAACGGTCTGGCAGAAGAGACGAAGAGGCTTCTCGATAAAGGCTATACATCGAGACTTAACGCGCTAAAGACAATAGGCTACGCCGAGATGGTACAATATATAAAGTGCGGAGTGTCCCTTTCGGAAAGTAAGGAACGGATGCTTGTGAACACAAGAAGATACGCTCGTCGTCAGATTATCTGGTTCAGAAGATATAGTGAAGCTTTGAGAATTGACCTGTCCGCCCTCGATGAAGAGGCAGTGCAGGTTTTCGAAAACACAATTCTCTCAGTTTGGGGGGGTAAGAATGGCCGAAAAGTTTAA
- the hfq gene encoding RNA chaperone Hfq translates to MAEKFNLQDRFLNLLRVNRIEVKMYLEGGFQTKGLVKSFDNFTVLLEDGQEQTLVYKHAIKMMVPQKYVKLTNTTGKKED, encoded by the coding sequence ATGGCCGAAAAGTTTAATTTGCAAGATCGTTTTCTGAATCTTCTTAGGGTAAACAGAATCGAAGTCAAGATGTACCTCGAAGGAGGATTCCAGACGAAGGGGTTGGTTAAGTCGTTCGACAATTTCACCGTGTTGCTTGAAGATGGCCAGGAACAGACTCTTGTCTACAAGCACGCGATCAAGATGATGGTTCCTCAGAAGTACGTGAAATTGACGAATACGACAGGCAAGAAGGAGGATTGA
- the hflX gene encoding GTPase HflX translates to MDTLLVAVFSSEEQNMKTEIQGELRELARTAGYSIVEAVVQNLDSPDPRHYLGKGKVDFAKRMIGAFGATLAITRHELSPSQAMNLEKLLEIPVMDRTQLILKIFGDHATTKEGKLEVELASLKYQLPRLKGLGRALSQTGAGIGTRGPGEKKLETDRRQAQDRISRLRKDIDELGKRREISRKKRQASSVPLVSFVGYTNVGKSSLVSEISSDDLLIEDKLFATLDTRVRKAKLPAGMQVLVSDTVGFIRELPHELMESFRSTLDEVKYSDLLVVVSDASDMAVREKYSIVDRTLREIGAGEIKKIHVLNKIDLCTNERLRELGSIFPGAVMASASKSFNIEGILSEIGRSLFGERPRRKLRLTPTEFSSFMRFRGSLEVLSECYERELIEVEYVSSDEINERLISSISEEGRK, encoded by the coding sequence ATAGATACTTTACTTGTCGCTGTTTTTTCGTCTGAAGAACAGAATATGAAGACAGAAATACAGGGCGAGCTTAGAGAGCTCGCCCGAACTGCTGGCTATAGCATTGTAGAGGCCGTCGTTCAGAATCTAGACAGCCCGGATCCCAGACATTATCTCGGGAAGGGAAAAGTGGATTTTGCAAAAAGGATGATAGGTGCCTTCGGCGCCACTCTTGCGATTACCCGTCATGAACTCTCCCCGTCTCAGGCGATGAATCTCGAAAAGCTATTGGAGATACCTGTGATGGATAGAACACAGCTGATTCTGAAAATCTTCGGAGACCATGCCACAACGAAGGAAGGAAAACTCGAAGTCGAATTGGCCAGTCTTAAGTATCAGTTGCCCAGGCTTAAGGGGCTTGGCAGAGCGCTTTCTCAGACAGGAGCGGGTATAGGGACGAGAGGCCCGGGAGAAAAAAAGTTGGAGACAGACAGGCGTCAGGCCCAGGACAGGATATCACGGCTGCGAAAGGATATCGATGAACTTGGCAAGCGCAGGGAAATCTCCAGAAAGAAGAGGCAGGCATCTTCTGTTCCTCTTGTGTCTTTTGTAGGTTACACAAATGTCGGGAAGTCATCGCTGGTTTCGGAAATAAGCAGCGACGATCTTCTCATCGAGGACAAGCTGTTTGCAACACTCGATACACGGGTAAGGAAGGCGAAATTGCCGGCCGGAATGCAGGTACTCGTCTCCGATACGGTCGGATTTATAAGAGAGTTGCCTCACGAGCTTATGGAGAGTTTTAGATCGACGCTTGACGAGGTGAAGTACTCAGATCTGTTGGTAGTTGTTTCCGATGCGTCTGATATGGCAGTCAGAGAGAAGTATTCGATTGTCGATCGCACTCTACGTGAAATCGGTGCAGGTGAAATCAAGAAAATACATGTTCTGAACAAGATCGATCTCTGTACAAATGAAAGACTTCGCGAACTCGGGAGCATCTTCCCGGGAGCAGTAATGGCGAGTGCCTCAAAAAGCTTCAATATAGAAGGCATTTTGAGCGAAATCGGCCGGAGCCTTTTTGGTGAAAGACCAAGGAGAAAGCTCAGGCTAACTCCGACCGAGTTCTCAAGTTTCATGAGATTCAGAGGCTCGCTTGAGGTGCTTTCTGAATGCTACGAAAGGGAGCTCATTGAGGTCGAATATGTATCCTCCGATGAGATAAATGAAAGGCTCATTTCTTCTATTAGCGAGGAGGGAAGGAAATGA